In Dryocola sp. LX212, the genomic stretch CGCCCATACTCGCCAGAACGACCAGCACCAGTTTGGCGGCTTTCGCTACCTGAGCGTGGTAAGTACTGATTAAGCCCGGTAAATCCATTGAGGCTTTTAACCATAAGGCATAAAGCTTGTCACCAATCACTGGAATGGCACCGATATTGGCTTTAGGTGGTGGAATAACCAGGTGAGCCTGGTTTACCTGCTCGACCAACGCGGTGGCACTTTCTCCAAGGGATGTGACCATGATAATGGTCGGGATGACGATTATCAGCAGCCCCAGCAAAACCAGAACAGTTGAGGCCCAGCCTTGTTTTCCACCCAGTCGGGCGGCGATATACTGGTGAAGAGGGTAGAGCGTGACAGCCAGTATTAGCCCCCACAGCATCATATTAAGGAAGGGGGAAAAAACGGTAAAACAGAAAGTAGCCAACGCCAGAATAAGTCCGAATTTAATGAACATATCCATAAAACGGGTGACAAGTCTTCTTTCAACGGTAATCAAATCGCTAGATTCCATCAAGTGTGCTCCAGGTGAACTATATTTGTTGTGTACGATTAACAATAACAGGCCATTATATAAAAAGGAGGGCACACGAGATCCGTAAAATTATTTAAAATAAAAGTTTGGCGGCGAATTGAGATAACCCGAATGGAGAGTGTTGTTATCGGGTTATGGCGGCTATATTACTGATTTTTCACTCGAGTCCTTTCAACAGCGCGTTATGAAAACGTGAAGGATCCTGCATTTGCGGAGCGTGTCCCAGATCGTCAAATTCGACTAGCGTGGCATTAGGAATGCGTTTCGCTGTTTCTTTGCCAAGAACCGCGTAGTTGCCTAATTTCTTCTGGTCTTCCGCCGATGCGGTATCCTTGCCGATGGCGGTGTTGTCTTTGGTACCGATCATTAGCAGCACCGGCATTTTCAGCTCGCCAAATTCATAGATAACCGGCTGGGAATAGATCATGTCGTAGAGGAGGGCAGAGTTCCAGGCCACTATTTCTTTGCCCGGGCCGTAATTCAGGCCAGCCAGCATGGTCACCCAACGTTCGTATTCTGGTTTCCATTGCCCGACATAATAGGTGTTCTTTTCATATTTTCGGATGCCCTCGGCGCTGGTGCGAAGTTCGCGCTGATACCATTGGTCCACTGACTGATAGGGCACGCCACGGGTCTTCCAGTCTTCGAGTCCGATGGGATTGACCATTACTAACTTCTCAACCTGCTGCGGATACATCAGGGCGTAGCGGGTGGCTAACATCCCTCCGGTGGAATGCCCAATCAGCGTAATCTGTTCAATTCCAAGCTTTTTAAGTAACGCATGGGTGTTATTAGCAAGCTGTTGAAAACTGTATTGATAATGCTGGGGTTTGCTCGATTTACAAAAGCCAATTTGATCGGGCGCGATGACACGGTATCCAGTATTGGTCAGCGCCCGGATGGTGGATTCCCAGGTGCCTGCACAAAAATTTTTACCGTGCATCAGTACGACGGTACGTCCGTTTGATTTTTCGGGGCGGACGTCCAGATAAGCCATTTCCAGCGTCTGTTGTTGAGAGGTAAAGGCAAAATTCTTTGTTGGCCAGCCGTAGTCAAAACCTTCGAGCCTGGCACCATAAGAGGGCGAATCTGCCGCAAAGCCAGGCGGTGCGGAGAGCATTAATAAAAGTCCGAGACGGGATAATCGATGCAATGACATGTAAGTTTCTCCATAAGCAGCAAAATGGACCGCCGGTTGGCGCAAGTCTAAAATGTAGAACATGTGGTGCGCACGTAACGTAAAGGGAGGTAAAGTCGCGGGGAAGGGTTGGATTTATGAAGTAAAGGACCCCCAAAAGCTATTTAACATAATATACATTATGCGCACTGACGTTGTAGTAGCAAAGTTGTAACGTCCGCTTAGGGAATGCTACCCCGATTTTGGACCGACGTTTGCACAGGAAAAGCTCGAGGAAGTTCATGGTCTGATCCTTGGCAAGGAAACCATCAGCCGCCTCATGATAAAAGCCGG encodes the following:
- a CDS encoding alpha/beta fold hydrolase → MSLHRLSRLGLLLMLSAPPGFAADSPSYGARLEGFDYGWPTKNFAFTSQQQTLEMAYLDVRPEKSNGRTVVLMHGKNFCAGTWESTIRALTNTGYRVIAPDQIGFCKSSKPQHYQYSFQQLANNTHALLKKLGIEQITLIGHSTGGMLATRYALMYPQQVEKLVMVNPIGLEDWKTRGVPYQSVDQWYQRELRTSAEGIRKYEKNTYYVGQWKPEYERWVTMLAGLNYGPGKEIVAWNSALLYDMIYSQPVIYEFGELKMPVLLMIGTKDNTAIGKDTASAEDQKKLGNYAVLGKETAKRIPNATLVEFDDLGHAPQMQDPSRFHNALLKGLE